In one window of Comamonas testosteroni DNA:
- a CDS encoding energy transducer TonB, with the protein MDSTRTPHLAAASLLSLLLGACSSLPDDSQPKPLASADTPQTVSPKPELTPAPAASPKRPQSTEWPAWIHADCTPPAQLDQQPRPRRHTTPFISAHWFPNGLETTVVFRLEVTAQGQLGRVAYQPADTDPRIVKSIMRSLERWKFKPGMRQGQPVTACFEQPYQLVFPRQEVDAPRTPTMNTDPQ; encoded by the coding sequence ATGGACTCTACGCGCACCCCACACCTTGCCGCCGCTTCTTTGCTCAGCTTGCTGCTCGGTGCCTGCTCCAGCCTTCCTGATGACAGCCAGCCCAAGCCGCTTGCGAGTGCCGACACACCGCAGACGGTTTCCCCTAAGCCAGAGCTGACACCTGCCCCGGCGGCATCTCCAAAGCGTCCACAGAGCACGGAGTGGCCTGCCTGGATCCATGCAGATTGCACGCCCCCCGCCCAGCTCGATCAGCAACCCCGGCCACGCCGCCACACCACGCCTTTCATCAGCGCCCACTGGTTTCCAAACGGGCTGGAAACCACGGTGGTCTTTCGCCTGGAGGTCACGGCTCAGGGTCAACTCGGCCGTGTGGCCTATCAGCCCGCCGATACCGATCCCCGCATCGTGAAGTCCATCATGCGCTCGCTCGAACGCTGGAAGTTCAAGCCCGGCATGCGCCAGGGCCAGCCCGTGACAGCCTGCTTCGAGCAGCCCTACCAACTGGTGTTTCCGCGCCAAGAGGTCGACGCCCCTCGCACGCCCACCATGAACACGGACCCGCAGTGA
- the gcvT gene encoding glycine cleavage system aminomethyltransferase GcvT, whose translation MTAAATSSDLRSTPLLALHQKLGARMVPFAGYSMPVQYPQGLMAEHLHTRRAAGLFDVSHMGQLLLRGPDAAAALESLMPVDVMDLGLHKQRYGLLLNEQGGILDDLMFVNRGDDLFLIVNGACKEADIVHIQSSIGSLCEVVALPDRALLALQGPQAAAALSRLIPGVAQLVFMTGNHFDWQGHALYITRSGYTGEDGFEISLPGEAAEAFAQALLAQPEVAPIGLGARNSLRLEAGLCLYGNDIDTSTTPVEAALNWAMQKVRRTGGEREGGFPGAAIVLEQLHNPQSLRRKRVGLIALERIPVREPAVLENMDGQHIGHITSGLLSPTLNQPVALAYVEPDYAAIGTEIFAMVRGKPVPMKVVATPFVPTRYYRG comes from the coding sequence GTGACTGCTGCCGCCACCTCTTCCGATCTGCGTTCCACGCCGCTGCTTGCCCTGCACCAGAAACTGGGCGCCCGCATGGTGCCGTTTGCCGGCTACTCAATGCCCGTGCAATACCCTCAAGGCCTGATGGCCGAGCATCTGCACACGCGCAGGGCCGCCGGCCTGTTCGATGTCTCGCACATGGGCCAGTTGCTTTTGCGCGGCCCCGATGCCGCTGCCGCCCTCGAATCGCTGATGCCCGTCGATGTCATGGACCTGGGCCTGCACAAGCAGCGCTACGGCCTGCTGCTCAATGAACAAGGCGGAATTCTCGACGACCTGATGTTCGTCAATCGCGGCGATGATCTGTTCCTCATCGTCAACGGTGCCTGCAAAGAGGCCGATATCGTTCATATCCAGAGCAGCATCGGCAGCCTCTGCGAGGTCGTTGCACTGCCCGACCGCGCCCTGCTGGCCCTGCAAGGCCCGCAAGCCGCTGCGGCACTCTCGCGCCTGATTCCCGGTGTTGCGCAACTGGTCTTCATGACCGGCAATCACTTCGACTGGCAGGGCCATGCGCTCTACATCACACGCAGCGGCTATACGGGCGAGGACGGTTTTGAAATCTCCCTGCCCGGCGAAGCAGCCGAAGCCTTTGCCCAAGCTCTGCTGGCACAGCCCGAGGTGGCCCCCATCGGCCTGGGCGCGCGCAACTCGCTGCGCCTTGAAGCCGGACTTTGCCTGTACGGCAACGACATAGACACCAGCACCACCCCGGTGGAAGCCGCGCTGAACTGGGCCATGCAGAAGGTGCGCCGCACCGGCGGCGAGCGCGAGGGCGGTTTTCCCGGCGCGGCCATCGTGCTGGAGCAATTGCACAACCCTCAATCGCTGCGCCGCAAGCGTGTGGGCTTGATCGCGCTGGAGCGCATTCCCGTGCGCGAGCCCGCCGTGCTGGAAAACATGGACGGACAGCATATCGGCCACATCACCAGCGGCCTGCTCAGCCCCACGCTCAACCAGCCTGTGGCGCTGGCCTATGTCGAGCCCGACTATGCCGCCATCGGTACGGAAATCTTCGCCATGGTGCGCGGCAAGCCCGTCCCCATGAAGGTGGTCGCCACGCCCTTCGTTCCCACCCGCTACTACCGCGGCTAG
- the gcvH gene encoding glycine cleavage system protein GcvH, whose product MSIKYSKEHEWINAADTNAAIVGITVHAQDALGDVVFVDLPAVGSSFKAGDVAGVVESVKAAADVYMPVTGEIVEVNEALRDDPSLANSDPLAAGWFFKVKMSNVGELEALMEETAYNDFAKDH is encoded by the coding sequence ATGAGCATCAAGTATTCCAAAGAACACGAGTGGATCAACGCCGCTGACACCAATGCCGCCATCGTCGGCATCACCGTACACGCACAGGATGCGCTGGGCGATGTGGTGTTTGTGGACCTGCCTGCCGTGGGATCCTCCTTCAAGGCCGGCGATGTGGCTGGCGTGGTCGAGTCCGTCAAGGCGGCTGCCGATGTCTACATGCCCGTGACCGGCGAGATCGTCGAAGTCAACGAAGCCCTGCGCGATGACCCGTCGCTGGCCAACAGCGACCCGCTGGCCGCGGGCTGGTTCTTCAAGGTCAAGATGAGCAATGTGGGCGAGCTCGAAGCTCTGATGGAAGAGACCGCCTACAACGATTTCGCCAAGGACCACTAA
- a CDS encoding MolR family transcriptional regulator gives MSTILYFDDPDVGLARETSHPAFARIAAQDFYYDCGDDFSPFGNDDGSDTLAALEEWYQEQTDGKHAKTLRFLRQQLSDWDLPVPQDMLAHDEAAKAQWLASDDMNQSYLRSVCRAHVATAFGQLKITGSIDTDLHQQALLALACQQWLNTVARSKYPDWEYADQESERLALMNTALEQASAA, from the coding sequence ATGAGCACCATTCTGTATTTCGACGATCCGGACGTCGGTCTCGCCCGCGAGACCAGCCACCCGGCCTTTGCGCGCATCGCGGCCCAGGACTTCTATTACGACTGCGGTGACGACTTCAGCCCCTTCGGCAACGATGACGGCAGCGACACACTGGCCGCACTTGAAGAGTGGTACCAGGAGCAGACGGACGGCAAGCACGCCAAGACCCTGCGCTTTTTGCGTCAGCAACTGAGCGACTGGGATCTGCCCGTGCCCCAGGACATGCTGGCTCATGACGAAGCGGCCAAGGCCCAATGGCTGGCCAGCGACGACATGAACCAGAGCTATCTGCGCTCGGTCTGTCGCGCCCATGTGGCCACCGCCTTTGGTCAGCTCAAGATCACAGGCAGCATCGATACCGATCTGCACCAGCAGGCCCTGCTTGCCCTGGCCTGCCAGCAATGGCTGAACACCGTGGCACGCAGCAAATATCCCGATTGGGAATATGCCGATCAGGAAAGCGAACGCCTGGCCCTGATGAACACCGCGCTGGAACAAGCCAGCGCTGCTTGA
- the gcvP gene encoding aminomethyl-transferring glycine dehydrogenase encodes MLMSPPAPVASLEALENSQEFIPRHIGPDAEEQQKMLAAIGKPSLDALIRDVMPDSIARVRPMDLPPPITEAAALAELKAIASKNQVLKSFIGQGYYGTHTPGVILRNILENPAWYTAYTPYQAEISQGRMEALVNFQTMVTDLTGMPIANASMLDEATAAAEAMTLARRSVKSSSHRIVLAGDLHPQTIEVIETRARPIGIEVVIANSQQEWEAALAGDLFAAVIQYPASSGWIVDWKADVQAIHAKQAAAIVATDLLALTLLTPPGEWDADIVVGNSQRFGMPMGAGGPHAAFMACRDEYKRSLPGRLVGVSVDAHGKPAYRLALQTREQHIRREKATSNICTAQVLPAVIASMYAVYHGPQGLKRIAQRVARLTAILSRGLARLGFSAHHHGTAFDTLSLHTRDATDALAARAMSRGVNLRKAWDEYLCISLDETTTRADVELLWSIFAQEGQALPTIEAMDEGPTSLIPESLQRSTAYLSHPVFNTHHSETAMLRYIRSLSDKDLALDRSMIPLGSCTMKLNATSEMIPITWPEFADIHPFAPASQLQGYAELDQQLRAWLCQATGYAGISLQPNAGSQGEYAGLLAIKAFHQSRGEAHRNICLIPSSAHGTNPASAQMVGLQVVVTRCDDNGNVDMADLKLACEKHSANLACIMITYPSTHGVFETQVKELCQLVHSHGGRVYVDGANMNALVGLAAPGEFGGDVSHLNLHKTFCIPHGGGGPGVGPVCVVEDLVPFLPGHASAGDVRQVGAVSAAPLGNAAVLPISWMYIRMMGEPGLKLATETAILSANYISARLKDHFPTLYAGEYGHVAHECIVDLRHFKESCGVMAEDVAKRLIDYGFHAPTLSFPVPNTLMVEPTESESLYELDRFIEAMIAIRAEIAEVEAGRLPRDDNPLKNAPHTAESLLTAEWQHGYSRETAAYPVPALRRAKYWSPVGRVDNVYGDRNLFCSCVPMDAYEG; translated from the coding sequence ATGCTGATGTCGCCTCCCGCCCCCGTCGCTTCGCTGGAAGCGCTGGAAAACAGCCAAGAATTCATCCCCCGTCATATAGGCCCGGACGCCGAGGAGCAGCAAAAAATGCTGGCTGCCATCGGCAAGCCCTCGCTGGACGCCTTGATTCGCGATGTGATGCCCGACTCCATCGCCCGCGTCAGGCCCATGGATCTTCCGCCGCCGATTACCGAAGCCGCTGCGCTGGCCGAACTCAAGGCCATCGCCAGCAAGAACCAGGTGCTGAAGAGCTTTATCGGCCAGGGCTACTACGGCACGCACACGCCGGGCGTCATCCTGCGCAACATCCTCGAAAACCCCGCCTGGTACACGGCCTACACCCCCTATCAGGCCGAGATCTCACAAGGGCGCATGGAGGCGCTGGTCAACTTCCAGACCATGGTGACCGACCTGACCGGCATGCCGATTGCCAATGCCTCCATGCTGGACGAGGCCACGGCAGCCGCCGAGGCCATGACGCTGGCCAGACGCTCTGTCAAATCCAGCAGCCATCGCATCGTGCTGGCCGGCGATCTGCACCCGCAAACGATTGAAGTCATCGAGACCCGCGCCCGGCCGATCGGCATCGAAGTGGTAATCGCCAACAGCCAGCAGGAGTGGGAAGCTGCGCTGGCGGGCGACCTGTTTGCAGCCGTCATCCAGTACCCGGCCTCCAGCGGCTGGATCGTGGACTGGAAGGCCGATGTGCAAGCCATTCACGCCAAGCAGGCGGCCGCCATCGTGGCCACCGACCTGCTGGCCCTGACCCTGCTGACGCCGCCCGGCGAATGGGATGCCGATATTGTCGTGGGCAACAGCCAGCGCTTTGGCATGCCCATGGGCGCAGGCGGCCCGCACGCAGCCTTCATGGCCTGCCGCGACGAATACAAGCGCAGCCTGCCCGGGCGCCTGGTGGGTGTCAGCGTCGATGCGCATGGCAAGCCCGCCTACCGCCTCGCTCTGCAGACGCGCGAACAACATATCCGCCGCGAAAAGGCGACGTCCAATATCTGCACGGCCCAGGTCCTGCCGGCCGTGATCGCCAGCATGTATGCCGTCTACCACGGCCCCCAGGGACTGAAGCGCATTGCCCAGCGAGTGGCGCGCCTGACCGCAATCCTGAGCCGTGGCCTGGCCCGGCTGGGCTTCAGCGCCCATCACCACGGCACAGCCTTCGACACACTGAGCCTGCATACCCGGGATGCGACCGATGCCCTGGCAGCTCGTGCCATGTCCCGAGGTGTCAATCTGCGCAAGGCATGGGATGAATATCTGTGCATCAGCCTGGACGAAACCACGACCCGGGCCGATGTCGAGCTGCTCTGGAGCATCTTTGCCCAGGAGGGTCAGGCTCTGCCCACCATCGAGGCCATGGACGAAGGTCCGACCTCGCTGATCCCCGAATCCCTGCAGCGCAGCACGGCCTACCTGAGCCACCCGGTCTTCAACACCCATCACTCCGAAACCGCCATGCTGCGCTATATACGCAGCCTCAGCGACAAGGACCTGGCCCTGGACCGCAGCATGATCCCGCTGGGCAGTTGCACCATGAAGCTCAATGCCACCAGCGAGATGATTCCCATCACCTGGCCAGAGTTCGCCGACATCCACCCGTTTGCTCCTGCCAGCCAGCTGCAAGGCTATGCCGAGCTGGACCAGCAACTGCGCGCCTGGCTGTGTCAGGCCACGGGCTACGCGGGCATCAGCCTGCAGCCCAATGCAGGCAGCCAGGGTGAGTACGCAGGTCTTCTGGCCATCAAGGCCTTCCATCAATCACGCGGCGAGGCGCACCGCAATATCTGCCTGATTCCCAGCAGCGCCCACGGCACCAACCCGGCCAGCGCGCAAATGGTGGGCCTGCAGGTCGTGGTCACCCGATGCGATGACAACGGCAACGTGGACATGGCGGATCTGAAGCTGGCCTGCGAGAAGCACAGCGCCAATCTGGCCTGCATCATGATCACCTACCCCAGCACGCACGGCGTGTTCGAGACCCAGGTGAAGGAGCTGTGCCAGCTGGTGCACAGCCACGGCGGCCGCGTCTATGTGGACGGCGCCAATATGAACGCCCTGGTAGGTCTTGCCGCGCCCGGCGAGTTCGGCGGCGATGTCAGCCATCTGAACTTGCACAAGACCTTCTGCATTCCTCACGGCGGCGGCGGCCCCGGCGTCGGTCCCGTGTGCGTGGTCGAAGATCTGGTGCCCTTTCTGCCAGGGCATGCCAGCGCAGGCGACGTCCGCCAGGTGGGCGCTGTCAGCGCAGCGCCTCTGGGCAATGCCGCCGTTTTGCCGATCAGCTGGATGTATATCCGCATGATGGGCGAGCCGGGCCTGAAATTGGCGACCGAAACCGCGATCCTCAGCGCCAACTACATCAGCGCGCGCCTCAAGGACCACTTCCCCACGCTGTACGCGGGCGAGTATGGTCACGTGGCCCATGAATGCATTGTGGACCTGCGCCACTTCAAGGAAAGCTGCGGCGTGATGGCCGAGGACGTGGCCAAGCGCCTGATCGACTACGGCTTCCATGCACCCACACTGTCCTTTCCGGTGCCCAACACGCTGATGGTGGAGCCGACCGAGAGTGAAAGCCTGTATGAGCTGGACCGTTTCATCGAAGCCATGATCGCCATCCGCGCCGAGATTGCCGAAGTGGAGGCAGGCAGACTGCCCAGGGATGACAACCCGCTCAAGAACGCACCCCATACGGCGGAGTCCTTGCTGACCGCCGAATGGCAACATGGCTACAGCCGCGAAACCGCCGCCTATCCCGTGCCTGCCCTGCGCCGCGCCAAGTATTGGAGTCCCGTGGGCCGCGTGGATAACGTCTATGGTGACCGCAATCTGTTTTGCAGCTGCGTGCCCATGGACGCCTACGAAGGCTGA
- a CDS encoding PAS domain-containing hybrid sensor histidine kinase/response regulator codes for MSSSEPTPPPLLPVIDGGLPLHALLAPGAVPMGLNANTQPLVPEDEDPLQALVAELRNYQHELELQNEVLNYSQAVAESASERFETLFASIPLPLLVVDEFDMVVQANAMAHRAFQPTEKDRLLINFKPFVHANDTERVTTAFEQAKALGRAEVHEVLFQITEEFELCGDLHVAGVVVPQQNGPATWQYLCAVVNQGPLLAERKALQERNQQLYASERRLESVINSALDAIICVDQHQRITVFNPTAAALFLCSTQDALGSPLERFLPDAARALAFSSLTTQAVLGEMTGLTLSGREIPMEISVSFEHHSSGDTTTIFARDLTSRNRAEAQRNVLETQLRESHKMQAVGTMAGGIAHDFNNIVGAILGNVELAKADSCGNPAAMESLREIEKAGRRARDLVRQILTFSRNDLPERRPVQVQEVMSDTARLLRVTLPPSIELQVQESSDLPPLLADPTQVEQALFNLCNNAMQAIGSQRGVIQMRAMRIAPDSYQCERLGLAVAEYLVFMVQDSGPGMDVVTQRRIFEPFFTTKPVGQGTGLGLSVVHGVMRTHGGAVDVHSELGQGSCFTLYFPLSDPTSSHCALPPMRMDKPEAPPPELVLATRASHVMYVDDDQALVFLFQRLLRRRGYEVSGFTDPHEAMAALHEEPQRFDLIVTDYNMPGFSGLDLLRQALQISPQLPVALASGYVTAEIEQAAIAAGARALIHKPNDVQEFCATVHELLNP; via the coding sequence ATGAGCTCCTCTGAACCCACTCCCCCACCCTTGCTGCCTGTCATTGATGGCGGCCTGCCTCTGCATGCCCTGCTGGCCCCCGGTGCTGTCCCTATGGGCCTGAACGCCAACACCCAGCCATTGGTGCCGGAGGATGAAGACCCGCTGCAGGCACTGGTGGCGGAGTTGCGCAACTACCAGCACGAGCTGGAGCTGCAAAACGAAGTGCTCAATTACAGCCAGGCCGTCGCCGAAAGCGCTTCGGAGCGGTTTGAAACGCTGTTTGCCAGCATTCCGCTGCCGCTGCTGGTGGTGGATGAATTCGATATGGTGGTCCAGGCCAATGCCATGGCTCACCGCGCATTTCAGCCCACCGAAAAAGACCGGTTGCTGATCAACTTCAAGCCCTTTGTGCATGCCAACGACACAGAGCGCGTGACTACGGCCTTCGAGCAGGCCAAAGCGCTGGGACGCGCCGAAGTACACGAGGTTCTGTTCCAGATCACCGAAGAATTCGAGCTCTGCGGCGACCTGCATGTGGCCGGCGTGGTCGTGCCCCAGCAAAACGGTCCGGCCACCTGGCAGTATCTGTGTGCCGTTGTCAATCAAGGCCCGCTGCTTGCCGAGCGCAAGGCGCTGCAAGAGCGCAATCAGCAGCTTTATGCCAGCGAGAGACGGCTGGAGTCGGTCATCAACTCCGCGCTGGACGCCATCATCTGCGTCGATCAGCACCAGCGCATCACCGTCTTCAACCCCACCGCAGCAGCCCTTTTTCTGTGCTCGACTCAGGATGCCCTGGGCAGCCCGCTGGAGCGCTTTTTACCCGATGCCGCTCGGGCACTGGCTTTTTCCTCGCTGACCACACAGGCCGTGCTGGGCGAGATGACGGGCCTGACCCTGTCGGGGCGTGAGATCCCCATGGAAATCAGCGTCTCCTTCGAGCACCACAGCAGCGGCGACACCACCACCATCTTTGCGCGCGACCTGACCAGCCGCAATCGCGCCGAAGCCCAGCGCAATGTGCTGGAGACCCAGCTGCGCGAATCCCACAAGATGCAGGCCGTGGGCACCATGGCCGGCGGGATTGCCCACGACTTCAACAACATCGTGGGCGCAATCCTGGGTAACGTGGAGCTGGCAAAGGCCGATAGCTGCGGCAACCCGGCTGCCATGGAAAGCCTGCGCGAGATCGAAAAAGCCGGTCGCCGCGCCCGAGATCTGGTGCGCCAGATTCTGACCTTCAGCCGCAATGACCTGCCTGAACGCCGTCCGGTTCAGGTGCAGGAAGTCATGTCCGACACGGCTCGCCTGCTGCGTGTGACTCTGCCTCCCTCCATAGAGCTTCAGGTGCAGGAGTCCAGCGACCTGCCGCCGCTGCTGGCCGACCCCACTCAGGTGGAACAGGCACTGTTCAATCTCTGCAACAACGCCATGCAGGCCATTGGCAGTCAGCGCGGCGTCATCCAGATGCGTGCCATGCGCATTGCTCCCGACAGCTACCAATGCGAGCGCCTGGGTCTGGCCGTGGCCGAATACCTGGTCTTTATGGTGCAGGACTCGGGCCCCGGCATGGACGTCGTGACTCAGAGGCGCATCTTCGAGCCTTTTTTCACCACCAAACCGGTCGGCCAGGGCACGGGCCTGGGACTCTCGGTCGTACATGGCGTGATGCGCACCCATGGCGGCGCTGTCGACGTGCACAGCGAACTGGGTCAGGGCAGCTGCTTTACGCTGTACTTTCCTCTGAGCGACCCGACTTCCAGTCACTGTGCGCTGCCGCCCATGCGCATGGACAAGCCCGAAGCCCCACCGCCCGAGCTGGTCCTGGCCACGCGCGCCAGCCATGTCATGTATGTGGACGACGATCAGGCTCTGGTCTTTCTGTTTCAGCGCCTGCTGCGCCGGCGCGGCTATGAAGTCTCGGGCTTTACCGATCCTCATGAGGCCATGGCTGCTCTGCATGAGGAGCCACAGCGTTTTGACCTCATAGTCACCGACTACAACATGCCCGGCTTCAGCGGTCTGGACCTGCTCAGACAGGCTCTGCAGATCAGCCCTCAACTGCCCGTGGCACTTGCCTCCGGCTATGTGACGGCAGAAATCGAGCAGGCCGCGATTGCAGCCGGAGCCAGAGCCTTGATCCACAAGCCCAACGATGTGCAGGAGTTCTGCGCCACGGTGCATGAACTGCTCAACCCCTGA
- a CDS encoding RluA family pseudouridine synthase, whose protein sequence is MSALNCVYEDEHLLVLDKPSGLLCVPGRGPDKQDCLSLRALQHFGDALVVHRLDQATSGLVVMARNPAVQRQLSQAFAERKVDKRYIAVVAGELQAHSEAADARDWQLIDLPIAADWERRPLRVINHETGKSSQTLWRVIEHTEQLGQPCTRVLLSPLTGRTHQLRLHMAAIGHPMLGDALYACEAVVSASPRLLLHAAALELAHPVTGALLQLKSEPLF, encoded by the coding sequence ATGAGTGCGTTGAACTGTGTGTATGAAGACGAGCACCTGCTGGTGCTTGACAAGCCCTCGGGCCTGTTGTGCGTGCCCGGCCGCGGCCCCGACAAGCAAGACTGCCTGAGCCTGCGTGCCCTCCAGCATTTCGGCGATGCACTGGTCGTGCACCGCCTCGATCAGGCCACATCGGGTCTGGTCGTCATGGCTCGAAATCCGGCCGTCCAACGCCAGCTCAGCCAGGCCTTTGCCGAGCGCAAGGTCGACAAACGCTATATCGCCGTAGTGGCCGGTGAGTTGCAGGCGCACAGCGAAGCAGCGGATGCCAGGGACTGGCAACTGATCGATCTGCCGATAGCGGCCGACTGGGAGCGTCGACCGCTGCGGGTCATCAACCACGAAACCGGCAAAAGCAGCCAGACGCTGTGGCGGGTGATCGAGCACACCGAGCAGTTGGGACAGCCTTGCACCCGCGTGCTGCTGAGCCCGCTGACGGGCCGCACCCATCAATTGCGCCTGCATATGGCTGCCATAGGCCACCCCATGCTGGGCGATGCGCTCTATGCCTGCGAAGCAGTGGTCAGCGCCAGCCCACGCCTGTTGCTGCATGCTGCAGCACTGGAGCTGGCGCACCCGGTCACCGGTGCACTGCTGCAGCTAAAAAGCGAGCCTCTTTTTTAA
- a CDS encoding branched-chain amino acid ABC transporter substrate-binding protein yields MSIPFRMQTVVAALGLAGAALVSTAHAQIKIALVIPTTGALTQYGDMVKEGATTAVEMANAAGGVNGKKIELVPVDDACEPKQGPVAANRVVNNKIGYVVGPVCSGASIAAAPIYNNEGVVVVTPSATSPALTDGKNYHFIFRTIGRDDQQGPAAAKFIAEKLKPKKVAVLHDKQSYGQGIASSVRDDLKKAKIEVALFEGINAGDSDYSAVITKLKGAGVDFVYYGGYHPEMGLLLRQAAEQGLKVKMMGPEGVGNPEVNAIAGPAVEGMLVTLPADFAANPKNAAVVKAFQDKKRNASGAFQLTSFAATQSLLAAIKAAGDNPAKVADWMHKSTGVDTVLGPVSWNKQGDLNSFDFQVFQWHKDGSKSLAK; encoded by the coding sequence ATGAGCATTCCGTTCCGCATGCAAACCGTTGTTGCCGCCCTGGGCCTGGCTGGTGCCGCCCTGGTCTCCACCGCGCATGCCCAAATCAAGATCGCCCTGGTCATCCCCACCACCGGTGCGCTGACTCAGTACGGCGACATGGTCAAGGAAGGCGCCACCACCGCCGTTGAAATGGCCAACGCCGCTGGCGGTGTCAATGGCAAGAAAATCGAGCTGGTACCCGTGGACGACGCCTGCGAACCCAAGCAAGGCCCCGTCGCAGCCAACCGCGTGGTCAACAACAAAATCGGCTATGTGGTCGGTCCCGTCTGCTCGGGTGCCTCGATTGCCGCAGCGCCCATCTACAACAACGAAGGCGTGGTGGTCGTCACTCCTTCTGCGACCTCGCCCGCTCTGACCGACGGCAAGAACTACCACTTCATCTTCCGCACCATTGGCCGTGACGACCAGCAAGGCCCGGCCGCCGCCAAGTTCATTGCCGAGAAGCTCAAGCCCAAAAAGGTTGCCGTGCTGCACGACAAGCAGTCTTACGGCCAGGGCATTGCCTCTTCTGTGCGTGACGACCTGAAGAAGGCCAAGATTGAAGTGGCCCTGTTCGAGGGCATCAACGCAGGCGACAGCGACTACTCCGCCGTCATCACCAAGCTCAAGGGTGCAGGCGTGGACTTTGTCTATTACGGCGGCTACCACCCCGAAATGGGTCTGCTGCTGCGTCAGGCTGCCGAGCAAGGTCTGAAGGTCAAGATGATGGGTCCTGAAGGCGTGGGCAACCCCGAAGTCAACGCCATTGCCGGCCCTGCCGTCGAAGGCATGCTGGTGACTCTGCCCGCCGACTTTGCCGCCAACCCCAAGAACGCTGCCGTTGTGAAGGCATTCCAGGACAAGAAGCGCAATGCCTCGGGTGCCTTCCAGCTGACGTCGTTTGCCGCAACTCAATCGCTGCTGGCCGCCATCAAGGCCGCTGGTGACAACCCCGCCAAGGTGGCGGACTGGATGCACAAATCGACCGGCGTGGACACCGTGCTGGGCCCTGTGTCCTGGAACAAGCAGGGTGACCTGAACTCCTTCGACTTCCAGGTCTTCCAGTGGCACAAGGACGGCAGCAAATCGCTCGCTAAGTAA